Proteins co-encoded in one Cryomorphaceae bacterium 1068 genomic window:
- a CDS encoding class I SAM-dependent methyltransferase: MKNTFLFFILFFVIGCSPSSGQNETDTVYTLKSGDQFGTGKWYMGREIAYVMGFHGMDWLERPEREEEENVSKLLKNLDLQPTDVVADIGAGSGYHVFRIAPKLTEGKVYAVDIQKEMLDVMQSKIEEDGVENVELIKGEEKTTNLLPNSVDKILMVDVYHEFSFPREMIESMKRALKPDGAIYLIEYRREDDWVPIKTVHKMTEEQAVKEFEASGFYLDKNIGNLPWQHCMIFRIE; this comes from the coding sequence ATGAAAAACACATTCCTTTTTTTCATCCTCTTTTTCGTCATTGGCTGTAGCCCGAGCTCGGGGCAAAATGAAACGGATACGGTTTACACCCTCAAATCAGGCGACCAATTCGGAACGGGGAAATGGTACATGGGTCGCGAGATCGCTTATGTGATGGGCTTTCACGGCATGGATTGGCTCGAAAGACCCGAGCGCGAGGAGGAAGAAAACGTCTCTAAACTTCTCAAAAACCTCGACCTCCAACCCACTGATGTGGTAGCCGATATCGGCGCGGGATCGGGATACCACGTTTTTAGAATTGCTCCCAAACTCACGGAGGGAAAAGTCTATGCGGTAGACATTCAGAAGGAAATGCTCGATGTGATGCAATCGAAAATCGAAGAAGATGGAGTCGAAAATGTGGAACTCATAAAAGGCGAAGAAAAAACCACCAACCTCCTTCCCAACTCAGTCGACAAAATTCTGATGGTCGACGTGTACCACGAGTTCTCCTTTCCACGGGAAATGATCGAGTCGATGAAGCGAGCATTGAAACCCGATGGAGCCATCTACCTCATCGAATACCGAAGAGAAGACGACTGGGTACCGATCAAAACGGTGCACAAGATGACGGAAGAACAAGCGGTCAAGGAGTTTGAGGCTTCGGGATTTTATCTCGACAAAAACATCGGAAATCTGCCTTGGCAGCATTGCATGATTTTTCGAATCGAGTAG
- a CDS encoding VOC family protein, with protein MKTTLGGIFLYSENPKYLADWYNKNFEIEYEYAEDYKAYYVSFPYTTKDGKEESYTVFSILYNKHRPFVDGKFFTINLRVQNLDETLEKLKGNKVEVRGPETHDEGKFAWTNDPEGNFIEIWEDAKS; from the coding sequence ATGAAAACGACCCTCGGAGGCATTTTTCTCTATTCTGAAAACCCGAAGTACCTGGCAGACTGGTATAACAAGAACTTTGAAATAGAGTACGAGTACGCCGAAGATTACAAAGCCTATTACGTTTCGTTTCCCTACACGACGAAAGACGGAAAAGAGGAAAGCTACACCGTGTTTTCGATCCTCTACAACAAACACCGCCCTTTCGTAGATGGAAAATTCTTCACGATAAACCTAAGGGTGCAAAACCTGGATGAGACCCTAGAAAAGCTGAAGGGAAACAAAGTCGAGGTCCGCGGCCCTGAAACCCACGACGAAGGAAAATTTGCCTGGACGAATGATCCTGAAGGGAACTTTATTGAGATTTGGGAAGACGCGAAAAGTTAG
- a CDS encoding YeeE/YedE thiosulfate transporter family protein — MKAIKYVLAGILFGIVMTKSEAISWYRIQEMFRFQAFHMYGIIGTAVIIGVIAHMIIKKMSLKDIAGRPIVFNDKAKTWRRYIIGGTIFGMGWALTGACPGPMFVNFGYGYMVFIVVITAAALGTYAYGALLKRLPH; from the coding sequence ATGAAAGCAATCAAATACGTACTGGCAGGAATCCTTTTTGGAATCGTTATGACGAAATCTGAAGCCATATCGTGGTACAGAATTCAGGAGATGTTCCGATTTCAAGCATTCCACATGTACGGCATTATCGGTACGGCTGTCATCATAGGGGTAATCGCCCATATGATAATCAAAAAGATGAGCCTGAAAGACATTGCCGGAAGGCCCATTGTATTCAACGATAAGGCAAAAACGTGGAGACGTTACATCATCGGTGGAACCATTTTCGGAATGGGCTGGGCCCTCACAGGAGCTTGTCCCGGTCCCATGTTTGTCAACTTTGGTTACGGATATATGGTCTTCATCGTAGTTATTACTGCCGCTGCTCTGGGTACATACGCTTACGGAGCTCTCTTAAAGCGACTGCCACACTAA
- a CDS encoding DUF551 domain-containing protein, whose protein sequence is MEWISISEQLPEDNQRVLAFLPKNIVYLPGKTGQSKLLPVIFLRFAKDFFGPKNPKREKFGPHFWLGEGQSNQYFDAVSHWMPAPEGPGGEVEKMI, encoded by the coding sequence ATGGAATGGATCTCAATCAGCGAGCAGCTCCCCGAAGACAACCAACGCGTGTTGGCCTTTCTACCGAAGAATATAGTCTACCTGCCGGGAAAAACGGGTCAATCAAAACTGCTACCCGTTATCTTCTTGCGATTCGCTAAAGACTTTTTCGGACCAAAGAACCCGAAGCGAGAAAAATTTGGCCCTCACTTTTGGCTTGGCGAAGGCCAAAGCAATCAATACTTTGATGCAGTTTCTCATTGGATGCCCGCACCTGAAGGGCCTGGCGGAGAGGTAGAAAAAATGATTTAG
- a CDS encoding tRNA-(ms[2]io[6]A)-hydroxylase, with product MLGLKLPTDPRWVNIVEKNIDQILIDHAWCEQKAATMAITLITRFPEYPDMVKEFTALAKEEMEHFAMVHEKLTERGFKLEFEKKDAYVNDLRAYSKKGGSRQNQLVEALLVSAMIEARSCERFRLLSEQINDEDLRKFYRGLMASEARHYTLFLRFARKYGEGIDVDARWNEYLEFESTLMEKYGKKETIHG from the coding sequence ATGCTAGGCTTAAAACTTCCCACTGATCCAAGGTGGGTGAATATCGTGGAGAAGAACATCGACCAAATCCTTATAGATCATGCATGGTGCGAGCAGAAGGCTGCAACGATGGCCATCACGCTGATTACTCGATTTCCTGAATACCCTGATATGGTCAAGGAATTTACGGCGTTGGCAAAGGAGGAGATGGAGCATTTTGCCATGGTACATGAAAAGCTGACGGAGAGAGGATTCAAATTGGAATTTGAAAAAAAGGATGCTTATGTGAATGATCTGCGAGCCTATAGTAAAAAAGGAGGTAGCCGTCAGAATCAGTTGGTAGAAGCACTCTTGGTATCTGCTATGATCGAGGCCCGCAGCTGTGAGCGATTTCGATTGCTTTCCGAGCAAATCAACGATGAAGACCTGCGCAAATTCTACCGAGGCTTAATGGCCAGTGAAGCCCGCCACTACACCCTTTTCCTTCGCTTCGCACGCAAATATGGCGAAGGCATTGACGTGGATGCACGTTGGAATGAGTACTTGGAATTCGAAAGTACCTTAATGGAAAAGTACGGGAAGAAGGAAACGATTCATGGTTAG
- a CDS encoding nucleoside-diphosphate sugar epimerase/dehydratase: MQFPRRNVPRWIIFLIDTFLVMVSLWLAYMLRFEFKLPAVEVGPLIFAFPIYMIIRILSFMTGRTYAGIIRYTGTEDSVRILKVIIGGSLLMTLFNPIKYFFWDAAYFLPFSIIIIDAILSSILMIVFRIAVKMAYVEIKNPRSERKQVIIYGAGEAGIITKRTLDRDGETRYRVVAFVDDDAKKQGKRMDGVPIFHTDKLDELLRSNRIENLIISIQNPRISNRRRVIEAALKHQTQVLNVPPVNQWINGELSFNQIKDVKIDDLLGREVIKLEDGKVEAAIKGKTVLVTGAAGSIGSGLVRQIATYSPKKVIAFDQAESPIYDLENELRSNFPDLELEVVIGDICRTKRVHNVFKTFRPEMVFHAAAYKHVPLMELNPSEAVLTNVFGSRLLVDKAIEFETETFVLISTDKAVNPTNVMGGSKRIAEIYAQSSNKRGKTKFVTTRFGNVLGSNGSVIPLFKKQIEAGGPVTVTHPEVTRYFMTIPEACQLVLEAGALGHGGEIFVFDMGESVKIIDLAKQMIRLSGLELDRDIAIKITGLRPGEKLYEELLNNEENTLATHHPQIKIAQVREYPFEVVNEKITHLVELFDQQNNDLLVQEMKEIVPEFKSNNSEFSKFDA, translated from the coding sequence ATGCAGTTCCCCAGAAGAAACGTACCCAGATGGATCATTTTTTTGATCGACACCTTTCTGGTGATGGTTTCGCTGTGGCTGGCCTACATGCTGCGGTTTGAATTCAAACTACCCGCGGTTGAAGTGGGCCCTCTGATTTTTGCATTCCCGATTTACATGATCATCCGCATCCTTTCCTTTATGACCGGAAGGACTTATGCGGGAATCATCCGATACACGGGCACCGAAGACTCCGTTCGCATTCTCAAAGTCATCATTGGCGGAAGCCTGCTCATGACTCTCTTCAACCCGATCAAGTATTTCTTTTGGGATGCGGCTTACTTCCTCCCCTTTTCGATCATCATCATCGACGCCATTTTGAGCTCGATTTTGATGATTGTTTTTCGCATTGCGGTAAAAATGGCCTACGTGGAAATCAAGAATCCACGAAGTGAGCGAAAGCAGGTGATTATCTACGGTGCGGGCGAAGCGGGTATCATCACCAAGCGAACCCTCGACCGCGATGGGGAAACGCGGTACCGCGTGGTAGCCTTTGTGGATGACGATGCCAAGAAACAGGGAAAGCGGATGGACGGCGTTCCGATTTTTCACACCGATAAGCTGGACGAATTGCTCCGATCCAACAGAATTGAGAACCTGATCATTTCCATTCAAAATCCTCGTATCAGCAATCGGAGGCGAGTGATTGAAGCCGCCTTAAAACACCAGACACAAGTGCTCAATGTACCTCCCGTAAATCAATGGATCAACGGAGAGCTGAGTTTCAATCAGATCAAGGACGTCAAGATTGACGACCTTTTGGGAAGGGAAGTCATCAAGTTGGAAGACGGCAAAGTCGAAGCCGCGATTAAGGGTAAAACCGTTTTGGTGACCGGCGCTGCGGGTTCGATCGGCAGCGGGTTGGTTCGGCAAATTGCGACTTATAGCCCCAAGAAAGTAATCGCCTTCGACCAAGCGGAATCGCCGATTTACGATTTGGAAAATGAACTGAGGTCAAACTTTCCTGACCTAGAACTGGAAGTGGTGATTGGCGACATCTGCAGAACCAAACGCGTGCACAACGTTTTCAAGACCTTCCGACCGGAAATGGTCTTTCACGCCGCGGCATACAAGCATGTTCCGTTGATGGAACTCAACCCCAGTGAGGCCGTTTTGACCAATGTCTTTGGATCCAGACTTTTGGTGGATAAGGCCATCGAGTTTGAAACCGAAACTTTCGTTTTGATCAGCACCGACAAGGCGGTGAATCCAACGAATGTAATGGGCGGATCGAAGCGGATCGCAGAGATTTACGCGCAGAGTAGCAACAAGCGGGGAAAGACAAAATTTGTGACAACGCGATTTGGTAATGTTCTCGGTTCAAACGGTTCGGTCATTCCCCTATTCAAAAAACAGATCGAAGCCGGTGGACCGGTAACGGTGACTCATCCCGAGGTCACACGGTATTTCATGACCATTCCCGAAGCTTGTCAATTGGTATTGGAGGCGGGGGCGCTTGGGCATGGTGGAGAAATCTTCGTTTTCGACATGGGCGAAAGCGTCAAAATAATTGACTTGGCGAAGCAGATGATTCGCTTGAGCGGATTGGAGTTGGATCGAGATATAGCGATCAAGATTACAGGATTACGACCTGGTGAGAAGCTTTACGAAGAATTGCTCAACAACGAAGAGAATACCTTAGCCACGCATCACCCGCAAATTAAAATTGCGCAGGTAAGGGAGTATCCGTTTGAGGTGGTAAACGAGAAGATAACCCATTTGGTGGAGCTCTTTGACCAACAAAACAACGACCTACTCGTTCAAGAGATGAAGGAGATTGTTCCAGAATTTAAAAGCAACAACTCCGAATTCAGTAAATTTGACGCGTAA
- a CDS encoding TolC family protein encodes MKKMIKYLIRLGVLALIFSSCQTPESLQKTVDRTVPDVYQASGDTINTADVLRADFFADPYLQALIDTALENNQELQITLMEIQIANFEVGARQGEVLPSVGLGAGAGLDKTARYTPLGANEATTDIRPGTEMPDPVPDLFVGAFASWEVDIWNKLRNAKKAAFSRYLSSVEGQNFMVTNLVSEIANTYYELLALDSQLELVRRNIEIQTNALNTARLQKASARATELAVKRFEAQLLKTKSIEFELNQQIVEAENQINFLVGRFPQRVERNSSPFLDLDLFDVQAGIPVQLLENRPDVRGAEMRMTAANLDVKSAKAQFYPTLDITAAIGLNAYQPDLLLKTPESMLFSLAGDLAAPLINRKAIQAAFQSANARQVQSIYDYEQTLLKAYIEVVNQLSNLENLDQSYALLSDQVDALNESIDISNTLFKSARADYMEVLLTQRDALESTFDLIETKKRQLNARINMYRSLGGGWK; translated from the coding sequence ATGAAAAAGATGATCAAATATTTGATAAGACTCGGTGTATTGGCTTTGATTTTTTCGTCTTGCCAAACACCCGAATCGCTACAGAAAACGGTGGACAGAACTGTCCCCGACGTTTATCAAGCTAGCGGAGATACTATCAATACTGCGGATGTTTTACGAGCAGATTTCTTTGCCGACCCATACTTGCAGGCACTGATAGACACGGCTCTCGAAAACAATCAGGAACTTCAAATCACTCTGATGGAAATCCAGATTGCCAATTTCGAAGTCGGTGCAAGACAGGGAGAGGTTCTTCCGTCGGTTGGACTCGGAGCAGGAGCGGGCTTGGATAAAACCGCCCGCTACACGCCACTAGGTGCCAATGAAGCGACCACGGATATCAGACCCGGAACGGAAATGCCCGATCCGGTTCCGGATCTCTTTGTTGGAGCTTTTGCCTCTTGGGAGGTGGATATTTGGAATAAACTACGCAACGCAAAGAAGGCTGCATTCAGTCGCTACTTGTCGAGTGTGGAAGGACAGAATTTCATGGTTACCAATCTGGTTTCAGAAATCGCCAATACCTACTACGAGCTGCTGGCATTGGATAGCCAATTGGAACTCGTCCGACGAAACATTGAAATCCAAACCAATGCTTTGAACACAGCGCGCCTTCAGAAAGCCTCTGCCCGAGCTACAGAGTTGGCCGTAAAAAGGTTTGAAGCTCAGTTGCTCAAGACCAAGAGCATTGAATTTGAACTCAATCAGCAGATCGTGGAAGCCGAGAATCAAATCAACTTTCTCGTTGGAAGATTTCCGCAGAGAGTGGAACGAAATTCCTCTCCATTTCTGGATTTAGATCTCTTCGATGTTCAAGCGGGTATTCCCGTGCAATTGCTAGAAAATCGTCCCGACGTCCGAGGAGCTGAAATGCGAATGACGGCGGCAAATTTGGATGTGAAGTCGGCCAAAGCACAGTTTTATCCCACGTTGGACATTACTGCCGCGATTGGATTGAATGCCTATCAGCCTGATCTATTATTGAAGACGCCCGAATCTATGCTGTTTTCGCTGGCGGGAGATTTGGCCGCGCCGCTGATCAATCGAAAAGCCATACAGGCGGCATTCCAAAGTGCCAATGCCCGTCAAGTTCAGTCCATATACGACTACGAGCAAACGCTTTTGAAAGCCTACATCGAAGTAGTCAATCAGCTTTCCAATTTGGAAAATTTGGATCAATCGTATGCTTTGCTTTCAGATCAAGTGGATGCGCTGAATGAGTCCATCGATATTTCGAATACGCTCTTCAAGTCGGCAAGGGCTGATTACATGGAAGTATTGCTGACCCAAAGAGATGCACTCGAGTCTACATTCGATTTGATCGAAACCAAGAAGCGTCAATTGAATGCTCGAATAAATATGTATCGATCTCTCGGAGGAGGTTGGAAGTAA
- a CDS encoding thioesterase family protein encodes MHKTFPLHIRFNDLDAFGHVNNAVYITYFEEGRSRWFQDQIGKNWDWATSGYLLATNEVEYKLPLLFTDEAFIELWISQIGTKSFEVSYRIYKKVKDENILCTTGKSKGVCFNNRTQKSIEIPEEWRRVFEADLDKATA; translated from the coding sequence ATGCATAAAACATTTCCACTGCACATCCGATTCAATGATCTAGATGCGTTCGGACACGTGAATAACGCCGTGTACATCACCTATTTTGAGGAAGGACGATCTCGTTGGTTTCAAGATCAAATCGGGAAAAATTGGGATTGGGCAACAAGCGGTTACCTTCTAGCAACCAATGAAGTGGAATACAAGCTACCGCTTCTTTTCACTGATGAGGCGTTTATCGAATTATGGATTTCACAGATCGGAACGAAGAGCTTTGAAGTGTCTTACCGCATTTACAAGAAAGTAAAGGACGAAAATATACTTTGTACCACAGGAAAGTCCAAGGGTGTCTGTTTCAACAATCGGACGCAAAAATCCATCGAGATCCCCGAAGAGTGGAGAAGAGTATTTGAAGCAGATTTAGACAAGGCTACGGCCTAA
- a CDS encoding efflux RND transporter periplasmic adaptor subunit, giving the protein MKNKILMLIGLCAVLFQVSCDHEEHHEERKSEFLVSSPLRKDTSLVVDYVCQIKSIRHIELMAQERGYLTEIFVDEGQTVQKGQLLFQIMPNLYEAEKQKAQAEVSFAEIEFKNTKKLADSNVVAPNELAMAQAKLDHAKAELALAQVHLDFTKIRAPFDGIIDRFHVREGSLLEEGDLLTNLSDNSKMWVYYNVPEAEYLDYQAQVKSDSLIRVSLKLANNKMFPHEGRVETIEADFNNETGNIPFRATFPNPERLLRHGETGSVQMHVPFENALLIPQKATFEVLDKKFVYTITDEGVVVPTEIVVAAELQHLFIVQEGLDENDRILLEGLRRVKANDEISYHFASPDSVINHLNLYAE; this is encoded by the coding sequence ATGAAGAATAAAATTCTCATGCTTATTGGCCTCTGCGCCGTGTTATTTCAAGTAAGTTGCGATCACGAAGAACACCACGAAGAAAGAAAAAGTGAATTCTTGGTGTCCTCGCCCTTGCGAAAAGACACTTCTCTTGTGGTAGACTATGTCTGCCAAATCAAGTCCATTCGTCACATAGAATTGATGGCTCAAGAACGCGGTTACCTCACTGAAATATTTGTCGACGAAGGGCAAACCGTCCAAAAGGGACAACTTCTTTTTCAAATCATGCCCAACCTTTATGAGGCCGAAAAGCAAAAGGCTCAAGCAGAAGTCAGCTTTGCCGAGATAGAATTCAAAAACACCAAAAAGCTCGCCGACAGCAACGTGGTAGCACCAAATGAATTGGCTATGGCTCAAGCAAAGCTCGACCATGCCAAGGCTGAATTGGCTTTAGCCCAAGTTCACTTGGACTTTACCAAAATACGAGCGCCGTTTGATGGAATTATCGATCGCTTTCACGTCAGAGAAGGTAGCTTGTTGGAAGAGGGTGACTTGCTCACCAATCTTTCTGACAACAGCAAAATGTGGGTGTACTACAATGTGCCCGAAGCCGAATACCTCGACTATCAAGCGCAAGTGAAGAGTGATAGTCTTATTCGAGTAAGCCTGAAGCTCGCCAACAACAAAATGTTTCCACACGAAGGAAGAGTTGAAACCATTGAAGCCGACTTCAATAACGAAACGGGGAACATTCCTTTCCGCGCCACTTTCCCAAATCCCGAGCGATTGCTTCGCCACGGTGAAACGGGTAGTGTTCAGATGCACGTGCCATTCGAGAATGCCTTGCTCATACCTCAGAAAGCAACTTTCGAGGTTCTCGACAAGAAATTCGTATACACCATTACGGATGAGGGAGTGGTCGTTCCGACTGAAATAGTCGTTGCCGCTGAGCTGCAGCATCTCTTCATTGTTCAGGAGGGCTTGGATGAAAACGATCGAATTCTCCTTGAAGGACTGCGTCGCGTCAAGGCGAATGACGAAATCTCCTATCATTTTGCCAGCCCCGATTCGGTGATCAATCATCTCAATCTATACGCTGAGTAA
- a CDS encoding efflux RND transporter permease subunit has protein sequence MFQRFIHRPVLAIIISVIIVFAGSLAIRQLPISQFPQIAPTTVSIFIAYPGSSADVLVKSTLITLENSINGVQGMRYMATDATSAGEATLNIIFEPGTDPNQAVIRVKTRVDQVMPLLPELVQREGVIITPIQPSMLMYVNLYSEDESIDEKFLYNYANVHMIPEINRIKGVARANILGSRTYAMRVWLNPDRMRAYDISVEEVMEALQEQSIIGRPGRIGQSSGIEAQSLEYVLTYKGRFNKPEEYERIIIRANAEGESIHLADIATVELGSEFFDIYSNLDGNPSAAIVLKQNYGSNASEVIEEVKAKLEEMKEIFPPGVDYKISYDVSKFLDASMEQVLHTLRDAFLLVALVVFLFLGDWRSTLIPILAVPVSLIGAFFVIQFFGLSINLVTLFALVLAIGIVVDDAIVVVEAVHAKMEEENLTPYKAVQKVLREITGAIIAITMVMVSVFIPIAFMSGPVGTFYRQFSITMASAIVISAIIALTLTPVLCAMLLKNNHGKPKKTNLLSRGLDSFNSGFDKLTGRYVWLLRSIVSRRWVTFTVLIVFGLGIVFENSILPSGFIPNEDQGTIYAIIQTPPGATLERTNQVAQELLEICEEFEDVESVSSLAGYEIMTEGRGSNAGTCLINLKPWSERKHGVKEIMEELEEESKDLGAIVEFFEPPAIPGFGSSGGFSLRLLDKGTTTDYEEFDKINQQFLADLSERPELTGLFTFFAANYPQYELEIDNELAMQKGVSIGKAMENLNILIGSTYEQGFIRFGRFFKVYVQSDPQFRRLPSDVLKLFVKNDHGEMVPYSAFMKMVKKQGPNEITRFNMYNSAAIRGLPAKDYTTADAIAAITEVAETTLPKGYDIAWEGLSYDEANRGNEALYVFAIVLIFVYFVLSAQYESFIIPLSVVFSLPVGVFGSFFLLKMMGLDNDIYAQIGLIMLVGLLGKNAVLIVEFAVQKRQQGLSILEAAIEGARVRFRPILMTSFAFIAGLIPLIIATGAGAIGNRTIGASALGGMLFGTIFGVVIVPGLYFIFASLADGRHLIKDEDESPLSEEKQTEN, from the coding sequence ATGTTTCAGCGATTCATACACAGGCCTGTTTTGGCCATCATCATTTCGGTGATTATCGTATTTGCCGGATCATTGGCTATCCGCCAATTGCCGATTTCACAATTCCCTCAGATTGCACCTACCACGGTAAGTATATTCATTGCCTATCCTGGTTCGAGCGCTGATGTATTGGTGAAATCCACACTGATCACCCTCGAAAACTCCATCAATGGGGTACAAGGAATGCGGTACATGGCTACCGATGCCACGAGTGCAGGAGAGGCCACATTAAACATCATTTTCGAACCGGGCACCGATCCAAACCAGGCGGTAATTCGAGTCAAAACGAGGGTCGATCAAGTAATGCCCTTACTTCCTGAACTGGTGCAGCGAGAAGGGGTAATCATTACTCCCATTCAGCCGAGTATGTTGATGTACGTCAACCTCTATTCGGAGGATGAAAGCATCGACGAGAAGTTCCTTTACAACTATGCCAATGTCCACATGATTCCCGAAATCAATCGGATAAAAGGAGTCGCAAGGGCCAATATCCTGGGAAGTCGAACCTACGCTATGCGCGTTTGGCTCAATCCTGATCGGATGCGAGCCTACGACATTTCCGTAGAGGAGGTCATGGAGGCCCTGCAAGAGCAGAGCATCATCGGACGTCCGGGTAGAATCGGTCAAAGTTCGGGAATTGAAGCTCAATCTTTGGAATACGTTCTGACTTACAAAGGGAGGTTCAACAAACCCGAAGAATACGAAAGGATCATCATTCGAGCCAATGCCGAGGGAGAAAGTATTCATTTGGCTGATATAGCGACGGTTGAACTGGGTAGCGAATTCTTTGATATCTACTCGAATCTCGATGGAAATCCTTCTGCGGCAATAGTGCTTAAGCAGAACTACGGAAGTAACGCCAGTGAGGTAATTGAAGAAGTGAAAGCCAAGCTCGAAGAGATGAAAGAAATCTTTCCTCCCGGAGTGGACTACAAAATCAGCTATGATGTCTCAAAGTTTTTGGATGCCTCGATGGAGCAGGTCTTGCACACGTTGCGCGATGCCTTTCTCCTGGTGGCTTTGGTAGTTTTCCTCTTTTTGGGAGACTGGCGTTCGACCCTGATCCCGATTCTGGCCGTTCCCGTTTCACTCATCGGAGCCTTTTTCGTCATTCAGTTTTTTGGCCTTTCCATCAACTTGGTCACCTTGTTCGCTTTGGTGTTGGCCATTGGTATTGTGGTCGATGATGCCATTGTTGTCGTCGAGGCCGTCCACGCCAAGATGGAGGAAGAAAACCTGACACCTTATAAAGCCGTGCAAAAGGTACTCAGGGAAATTACCGGTGCCATCATTGCCATTACCATGGTAATGGTTTCGGTGTTTATCCCGATTGCTTTTATGAGTGGGCCTGTCGGTACATTTTACCGTCAGTTTTCCATTACCATGGCCAGTGCCATTGTGATTTCGGCAATTATTGCCCTCACACTTACGCCCGTTCTCTGCGCCATGTTACTCAAGAACAACCACGGAAAACCGAAGAAAACCAACTTGCTCAGCAGAGGACTGGATTCCTTCAACAGCGGATTTGATAAACTCACCGGGCGCTATGTTTGGCTCTTGCGTTCCATCGTCAGCAGAAGGTGGGTTACGTTTACCGTGCTCATCGTTTTCGGGTTAGGAATAGTTTTCGAAAACAGCATCCTGCCATCAGGGTTTATTCCCAATGAGGATCAGGGAACCATCTACGCGATCATCCAAACTCCTCCGGGTGCCACGCTGGAGAGAACCAATCAGGTAGCTCAGGAACTCCTCGAGATCTGCGAAGAGTTTGAAGACGTCGAGTCTGTCTCATCATTGGCGGGTTACGAAATCATGACGGAAGGTCGTGGTTCCAATGCCGGGACTTGCCTCATCAACCTCAAACCTTGGTCTGAACGCAAGCACGGCGTAAAGGAGATCATGGAAGAACTCGAGGAAGAGTCAAAAGATCTCGGCGCCATCGTCGAGTTCTTCGAACCACCGGCCATACCCGGATTTGGTTCGTCGGGTGGTTTCTCGCTGCGGCTCCTCGACAAGGGAACCACCACCGACTACGAAGAGTTTGACAAGATCAATCAACAGTTTTTGGCCGATCTCAGCGAGCGACCCGAACTCACTGGTCTGTTCACTTTCTTCGCTGCCAATTATCCGCAGTACGAGTTGGAGATCGACAATGAACTTGCCATGCAGAAGGGGGTATCCATTGGCAAAGCCATGGAAAACCTGAACATTTTGATCGGAAGTACCTACGAACAAGGGTTTATCCGATTCGGGCGCTTCTTTAAAGTTTACGTTCAGTCCGATCCCCAATTCAGAAGGCTACCCTCGGACGTGTTGAAGCTCTTTGTGAAAAACGACCACGGAGAAATGGTTCCTTATTCCGCCTTTATGAAAATGGTGAAGAAGCAAGGCCCTAACGAGATCACTCGTTTCAATATGTACAATTCAGCGGCGATTCGCGGACTGCCGGCAAAGGACTACACAACGGCTGATGCCATTGCGGCCATCACCGAAGTAGCTGAAACTACTTTGCCGAAAGGCTACGACATCGCATGGGAGGGACTCTCATACGATGAAGCAAACAGAGGAAACGAAGCGCTGTATGTTTTTGCGATTGTATTGATTTTCGTCTACTTCGTTCTGTCTGCACAATACGAGAGCTTTATCATTCCGCTTTCGGTTGTGTTCTCTCTCCCGGTTGGGGTATTCGGTTCCTTCTTCTTATTGAAAATGATGGGACTTGATAACGATATCTACGCGCAGATCGGACTCATCATGCTGGTGGGACTCTTGGGTAAAAATGCCGTGTTGATTGTCGAGTTTGCCGTTCAGAAAAGGCAGCAAGGTTTGTCGATTCTCGAGGCTGCCATTGAGGGAGCGAGGGTTAGATTCCGACCAATTTTAATGACTTCATTCGCTTTTATCGCCGGTTTGATTCCGCTTATCATTGCCACAGGTGCAGGAGCCATTGGAAACCGAACCATCGGAGCATCGGCTCTCGGTGGAATGCTTTTCGGAACCATTTTCGGGGTGGTCATTGTCCCCGGGCTCTACTTCATTTTTGCCTCTTTGGCGGATGGAAGGCACTTGATAAAAGATGAAGACGAATCGCCTTTGAGCGAAGAAAAACAAACAGAGAACTGA